The following proteins come from a genomic window of Achromobacter deleyi:
- a CDS encoding biotin/lipoyl-binding protein, translating into MPDRLLPLRLLARVGFTLCAVIAAAVLVGALWRAYVVAPWTRDGRVSAQTVRIAPEVSGTVLDVPVTDDQYVKQGEVLYRIDPAHFELALAQAEARLAAADASLRQKTEDARRRRGMENLVPAEDIQRAIQAVAIAEAEQRGARVAVDMAKMDVARTVLRAPVDGYVTRLKLNKGDYAVTGQPNIALVDAHSFWIIGYFEETKLRGIRPGAAARIRLMGSDDIIAGRVVSIGRGIADTNQQADAQGLPSVAPTFSWVRLAQRIPVRVAFEQLPPDLVLAAGMTASVEVATAGGDAPAQGRLLSLLYHWM; encoded by the coding sequence TTGCCTGATCGTTTGTTGCCCTTGAGGCTGCTGGCTCGCGTCGGCTTCACGCTGTGCGCGGTGATCGCCGCCGCCGTGCTGGTCGGCGCGCTTTGGCGCGCCTACGTCGTGGCGCCCTGGACGCGCGATGGCCGCGTCAGCGCGCAGACCGTCCGCATCGCCCCGGAGGTGTCCGGCACGGTCCTGGACGTGCCGGTGACGGACGATCAGTACGTGAAGCAGGGCGAGGTGCTCTACCGCATCGATCCGGCCCACTTCGAGCTGGCGCTGGCGCAGGCCGAGGCGCGACTGGCGGCGGCGGACGCGTCGTTGCGGCAGAAAACCGAGGACGCGCGGCGCCGGCGGGGCATGGAGAACCTGGTGCCCGCCGAAGACATCCAGCGTGCGATCCAGGCCGTGGCCATCGCCGAGGCCGAGCAGCGCGGCGCGCGGGTCGCTGTGGACATGGCGAAAATGGATGTGGCGCGCACCGTCCTGCGGGCCCCGGTTGACGGCTATGTGACACGGTTGAAACTGAACAAGGGCGACTACGCGGTGACGGGCCAGCCCAACATCGCGCTGGTGGACGCCCACAGCTTCTGGATCATCGGCTATTTCGAGGAGACCAAGCTGCGCGGCATCCGGCCCGGCGCGGCGGCGCGCATCCGCCTGATGGGGTCCGATGACATCATTGCCGGCCGGGTGGTGAGCATCGGGCGCGGCATCGCCGATACCAACCAGCAGGCCGATGCCCAGGGCCTGCCCAGCGTGGCCCCGACCTTCAGCTGGGTCCGCCTGGCGCAACGCATTCCGGTGCGCGTCGCGTTCGAGCAGTTGCCGCCGGATCTGGTGCTGGCCGCCGGCATGACGGCCAGTGTCGAGGTGGCGACGGCGGGAGGCGACGCGCCTGCCCAGGGCCGCCTCCTGTCGTTGCTGTACCACTGGATGTGA
- a CDS encoding MFS transporter: MSIAQPPIPFRRAGQKYAFVVVAVVFLALLVSAGLRSSPSVLLVPLEENFGWNRSTTSFAAAVGIFLYGLVGPFAAAAMERFGLRRVLIAALSLMAASSAISAYMTQPWHLLMTWGVFSGIGSGAVAVVMGATVVNRWFTKHRGLMMGLLTASTATGTLIFLPLLAALASSGDWTRVVWTVAAAAAALVPLAWWLVPDRPASVGLVPFGSDPHAPPAPAAPRTGMIAATFGALARAAKTRTFWFLFATFFICGFTTNGLVGTHLIALCGDHGMPEVQAAGLLAIMGIFDLFGTTASGWLTDRYDPRKLLFVYYGLRGLALIYLPYSDFSFYSLAIFAVFFGLDWIATVPPTLRLATEAFGDREAPIVFGWIVAGHQLGAASAAWMAGVVRQSQGSYLMAFVAAGATGLIAAVIALLIGRERAVPQPA; the protein is encoded by the coding sequence ATGAGTATAGCCCAACCCCCCATCCCCTTCCGCCGCGCCGGCCAGAAGTACGCGTTCGTCGTGGTCGCTGTCGTCTTCCTGGCCTTGCTGGTATCGGCCGGCCTGCGCTCTTCGCCCAGCGTGCTGCTGGTGCCGCTGGAGGAAAACTTCGGCTGGAACCGCAGCACCACCTCGTTCGCCGCCGCCGTCGGCATCTTCCTGTATGGCCTGGTCGGGCCGTTCGCCGCGGCCGCCATGGAACGCTTCGGCCTGCGCCGCGTGCTGATCGCCGCCCTGTCGTTGATGGCCGCCTCCAGCGCCATCAGCGCCTACATGACCCAGCCGTGGCACCTGCTGATGACCTGGGGCGTGTTCTCGGGCATCGGCTCGGGCGCCGTTGCCGTGGTCATGGGCGCGACCGTGGTCAACCGCTGGTTCACCAAGCACCGCGGCCTGATGATGGGCCTGCTGACGGCCAGCACCGCCACCGGCACGCTGATCTTCCTGCCGCTGCTGGCGGCGCTGGCGTCGTCGGGCGACTGGACCCGCGTGGTGTGGACCGTGGCCGCCGCCGCCGCCGCGCTGGTGCCGCTGGCGTGGTGGCTGGTGCCCGACCGCCCCGCCAGCGTCGGCCTGGTGCCGTTCGGCAGCGATCCGCATGCGCCGCCCGCGCCCGCGGCGCCACGCACCGGCATGATCGCCGCCACCTTTGGCGCGCTGGCGCGCGCCGCCAAGACCCGCACCTTCTGGTTCCTGTTCGCCACCTTCTTCATCTGCGGCTTCACCACCAACGGCCTGGTCGGCACGCACCTGATCGCGCTCTGCGGCGACCATGGCATGCCCGAAGTGCAGGCCGCCGGCCTGCTGGCGATCATGGGCATCTTCGACCTGTTCGGCACCACCGCCTCGGGCTGGCTGACCGACCGCTACGATCCGCGCAAGCTGCTGTTCGTCTATTACGGACTGCGCGGCCTGGCGCTGATCTACCTGCCCTACTCCGACTTCTCGTTCTACAGCCTGGCGATCTTCGCGGTGTTCTTCGGCCTGGACTGGATCGCCACCGTGCCGCCCACGCTGCGCCTGGCCACCGAAGCCTTCGGCGACCGCGAGGCGCCCATCGTGTTCGGCTGGATCGTCGCCGGCCACCAGCTGGGGGCGGCCAGCGCGGCCTGGATGGCGGGTGTGGTGCGCCAATCGCAAGGCAGCTACCTGATGGCCTTCGTCGCGGCCGGCGCCACCGGCCTGATCGCCGCCGTCATCGCGCTGCTGATTGGCCGCGAGCGGGCCGTGCCGCAGCCGGCCTGA
- a CDS encoding TetR/AcrR family transcriptional regulator, whose protein sequence is MASKSPAGGKKAAADTPVKPLLAADRIRKTAREMFYRDGIRAVGVDAIVNQAGVTKPSLYRSFSSKDELAAVYLRDYDAEFWGRFNAACDAHPGDPQAGLRAYLSGLSVRAVQNGYRGCGLTNAAVEYPEAGHPARVVAVEHKVELRRRLAAMAAEMGAPDPARLGDGLLLLIEGAFVSSQLFGEGGPAARVADMADLLIDAHLGRR, encoded by the coding sequence ATGGCCAGCAAATCCCCGGCGGGCGGCAAGAAAGCCGCCGCCGATACTCCCGTGAAGCCGCTCCTGGCGGCGGATCGCATCCGCAAGACGGCGCGCGAGATGTTCTACCGCGACGGCATCCGGGCGGTGGGCGTGGACGCCATCGTCAACCAGGCCGGCGTCACCAAGCCCAGCCTGTACCGCAGCTTTTCGTCCAAGGACGAACTGGCCGCGGTCTACCTGCGCGACTACGACGCCGAGTTCTGGGGGCGCTTCAACGCTGCCTGCGACGCGCATCCCGGCGATCCCCAGGCGGGGTTGCGGGCCTATCTGTCGGGCCTGAGCGTGCGCGCGGTGCAGAACGGCTATCGCGGCTGCGGACTGACCAACGCGGCGGTGGAATATCCCGAGGCCGGCCATCCGGCGCGGGTGGTCGCGGTCGAGCACAAGGTCGAGCTGCGCCGGCGCCTGGCCGCCATGGCCGCCGAGATGGGGGCGCCCGATCCCGCCAGGCTGGGCGATGGGTTGCTGCTGCTGATCGAGGGCGCCTTCGTGTCCAGCCAGTTGTTCGGCGAGGGCGGTCCGGCGGCCCGGGTGGCCGACATGGCCGACCTGCTGATCGACGCGCATCTGGGGCGGCGATAG
- a CDS encoding alpha/beta fold hydrolase produces the protein MKTSPEIHPGSHAGLGYARHGNGPIAVLVLHDWLGDHGNYDAVMPWLDGDAFTYVFADLRGYGLSIELTGACTVEEIAADCLALADRLGWQRFHVIGHSMTGMITQRLAADAPSRVISAIAVCPVSATGNRLGPEALAFFASTADDDEALRRLFQFVSGGLSDAWARAKVRHNRATVAPACRHKYLDMLVTADFVDAVRGLDTPFLVVVGDQDPGIDAQAMQGTFLAWHPNATLHVIAHCGHYPMQERPPAFAALIEGFLKRHAA, from the coding sequence ATGAAGACGTCCCCTGAAATCCATCCCGGCTCGCATGCCGGCCTCGGCTACGCGCGCCATGGCAATGGCCCGATTGCGGTGCTGGTCCTGCACGACTGGCTCGGCGACCACGGCAACTACGACGCCGTCATGCCCTGGCTCGACGGCGACGCGTTCACCTACGTGTTCGCCGATCTGCGCGGCTACGGCCTGTCCATCGAACTGACCGGCGCCTGCACGGTCGAGGAAATCGCCGCCGACTGCCTCGCGCTCGCCGACCGGCTCGGCTGGCAACGATTCCACGTCATCGGCCACTCGATGACCGGCATGATCACGCAGCGGCTGGCGGCGGACGCGCCGTCGCGCGTCATCAGCGCCATTGCGGTATGCCCCGTCTCGGCCACCGGCAACCGACTGGGCCCGGAAGCCCTGGCGTTCTTCGCCAGCACGGCCGATGACGACGAGGCCTTGCGGCGGCTGTTCCAGTTCGTCTCCGGCGGCCTGTCCGACGCCTGGGCGCGGGCCAAGGTGCGGCACAACCGCGCGACCGTGGCGCCCGCCTGCCGGCACAAGTACCTGGACATGCTGGTGACGGCGGATTTCGTCGACGCCGTGCGCGGACTCGATACGCCGTTCCTGGTCGTGGTCGGCGACCAGGATCCGGGAATCGACGCGCAAGCGATGCAAGGCACCTTCCTGGCCTGGCATCCCAACGCGACGCTGCACGTCATCGCGCATTGCGGCCATTACCCGATGCAGGAGCGCCCGCCCGCCTTCGCCGCCCTCATCGAAGGCTTCCTGAAGCGCCACGCCGCCTGA
- a CDS encoding LysR family transcriptional regulator, translating to MARPDLNLLLALDALLDEGSVIGAARRMNLSPPAMSRTLGRIREALGDPVFVQVGRKLMPTPKALALREQVRAALEQATQVFEAGAAIDLKSLDRRFNVRATDEFVSVHLGQLLDAMATEMPRATLRFSPEEDDVDDEALRSGRIDLFISGSRKLGPEIRVQSLFTTTFVGVAREHHPIFDDEITPERLTRWEHINVSRRGKSVAPIDTALEAHGLRRHVALVVSSPYTALFALQDSDLLLPLPRHLASGALAAGLRIRLFDLPMPLETALLTQAWHPRQEGDPAHQWLRQTIHALCSGEARQGR from the coding sequence ATGGCGCGTCCGGATCTCAACCTGCTGCTGGCGTTGGATGCGTTGCTGGATGAGGGCAGTGTCATTGGCGCGGCGCGCCGCATGAACCTGAGCCCGCCGGCGATGAGCCGCACCCTGGGCCGCATCCGCGAAGCCCTGGGCGATCCGGTGTTCGTGCAGGTGGGCCGAAAGCTCATGCCCACCCCCAAGGCGCTCGCGCTGCGCGAGCAGGTGCGCGCGGCGCTCGAACAGGCCACGCAGGTGTTCGAGGCCGGCGCCGCGATCGACCTGAAATCCCTCGACCGGCGTTTCAACGTCCGCGCCACCGACGAGTTCGTCAGCGTTCACCTGGGGCAGCTGCTGGACGCCATGGCGACCGAAATGCCGCGCGCCACGCTGCGCTTTTCGCCGGAAGAGGATGACGTCGATGACGAGGCGCTGCGCAGCGGCCGCATCGATCTGTTCATCAGCGGGTCGCGCAAGCTCGGCCCGGAGATCCGCGTGCAGTCGCTGTTCACCACCACTTTTGTCGGCGTCGCCCGCGAGCATCACCCGATTTTCGACGATGAGATCACGCCCGAGCGCCTGACCCGCTGGGAGCACATCAACGTGTCGCGGCGCGGCAAGTCCGTGGCGCCGATCGACACCGCCCTGGAGGCGCACGGCCTGCGCCGCCATGTCGCCCTGGTCGTGTCGAGCCCCTACACGGCGCTGTTCGCGCTGCAGGATTCGGACCTGCTGCTGCCATTGCCCCGCCACCTCGCCAGCGGCGCGCTTGCCGCGGGCCTGCGCATCCGCCTGTTCGACTTGCCGATGCCCCTGGAAACCGCTTTGTTGACGCAGGCCTGGCACCCGCGCCAGGAGGGTGACCCCGCCCATCAGTGGCTGCGGCAGACGATCCACGCCCTGTGCAGCGGCGAGGCGCGACAGGGGCGCTGA
- a CDS encoding FUSC family protein, protein MRSTNVSAAAAARSCPSLLSLRAGAVRALQCLDLTTPRATYVMRSILAAWLALVLAFVLDLHAPYAAASSVLLVINPVQGAVIGKGIWRVIGTLVGMLAAFVLMSAFGQMPWLFLLGFGLWLGACVAAMTLLRHFRAYGATLAGYTVGLAAYGAMQNPQLTFDQVMGRGASVLIGVASLGVVSALFSRRGARSRLTAQLHRLAASAASVLARDIQALEGAGRQGGKALDAGRRSLIVDIYAVDDLLALGKAESADLARRAAAVRRAMVSLFSALVGGVAPMRPGGASLQALAALQPAWEQAWRQASEALARDPGPGGSDLAARSLSAMRARLAQTLAAATTGDPQAHAVLMIAGDRLIEQLDDYLEVLAGIAVLHQHRRPAAAPVPVPFHRDTGAALQNGLRALLTVLLGGAFWMATGWSNGNLMLAGLAAACGLLSTAPNPALGAVALIQGTVAAVVMAFLCAFLVLPQVSGLPLLLVVLALFWLPGVYASAMPRHGLAGVAYLVAFTTLVATDNPMRYDVASFLNGAVAWILVAFFTLLGFRIVLPRNPSRDTARLRLAIRDDALALLRGGRADARAWQWRQQHRTAQLGALLRTRPDAMERAIADALASIHLGRELLRLRRGWRRMPAGARPRRLLAVALRHMRRRAGEPRLAARHARRAAQSLSRLPPADWAAHADIGRSRAMLLDIAALLEDHADYFSRRPGRLPHAQ, encoded by the coding sequence GTGCGTTCAACGAACGTATCCGCCGCGGCGGCAGCGCGGTCCTGCCCCAGCCTCCTGTCGCTCCGGGCAGGGGCGGTGCGCGCGCTGCAATGCCTCGACCTGACGACCCCGCGCGCCACCTATGTGATGCGCTCGATTCTGGCGGCCTGGCTGGCGCTCGTCCTGGCCTTTGTACTGGATCTGCACGCGCCTTACGCGGCGGCCTCCAGCGTGCTTCTGGTCATCAATCCGGTGCAGGGGGCGGTGATCGGCAAAGGCATATGGCGGGTCATCGGCACGCTGGTCGGCATGCTGGCCGCCTTCGTCCTGATGAGCGCTTTCGGCCAGATGCCGTGGCTGTTCCTGCTGGGGTTCGGCCTGTGGCTCGGGGCCTGCGTGGCCGCCATGACGCTGCTGCGCCATTTCCGCGCCTATGGCGCGACGCTGGCGGGATACACCGTGGGGCTGGCCGCCTATGGCGCCATGCAGAACCCGCAGCTGACCTTCGATCAGGTGATGGGGCGCGGCGCGTCCGTGTTGATCGGCGTGGCGAGCCTGGGCGTGGTGTCGGCGCTTTTCAGCCGCCGCGGCGCCCGCAGCCGCTTGACGGCCCAATTGCACCGGTTGGCGGCGTCCGCCGCCAGCGTTCTGGCGCGGGATATCCAGGCGCTTGAAGGCGCGGGCCGGCAAGGCGGCAAGGCGCTGGATGCGGGCAGGCGCAGCCTCATCGTCGACATCTACGCCGTCGATGACCTGCTGGCGCTGGGAAAGGCCGAGTCCGCCGACCTGGCGCGACGCGCCGCCGCGGTGCGGCGCGCCATGGTGTCCTTGTTTTCCGCGCTGGTCGGCGGCGTGGCGCCGATGCGGCCAGGCGGCGCCAGCTTGCAGGCGCTGGCGGCGCTGCAGCCCGCCTGGGAGCAGGCGTGGCGGCAAGCCAGCGAGGCGTTGGCGCGGGATCCGGGACCCGGCGGGTCGGACCTGGCGGCGCGGTCCTTGTCGGCGATGCGTGCGCGACTGGCGCAAACACTAGCTGCGGCAACGACCGGCGATCCGCAGGCGCATGCCGTCCTGATGATCGCGGGCGACCGGCTGATCGAGCAGCTCGACGATTACCTCGAGGTCCTCGCTGGCATCGCGGTCCTGCATCAGCATCGGCGGCCGGCGGCGGCGCCGGTCCCGGTGCCGTTCCATCGCGACACGGGGGCCGCGCTGCAGAACGGCCTGCGCGCCTTGTTGACCGTGTTGCTGGGTGGCGCCTTCTGGATGGCGACCGGCTGGTCGAATGGCAACCTGATGCTGGCGGGACTGGCGGCGGCCTGCGGGCTGCTGTCCACCGCGCCCAATCCGGCGCTCGGCGCGGTGGCGTTGATTCAGGGCACCGTCGCCGCCGTCGTGATGGCGTTCCTGTGCGCCTTTCTGGTCTTGCCGCAGGTCTCGGGGCTGCCGCTGCTGCTGGTGGTGCTGGCGCTGTTCTGGCTCCCCGGGGTCTATGCCAGCGCCATGCCCCGCCACGGATTGGCCGGCGTCGCCTATCTCGTCGCCTTCACGACGCTGGTGGCGACGGACAACCCCATGCGCTATGACGTCGCCTCGTTCCTGAATGGCGCGGTGGCCTGGATACTGGTGGCCTTCTTCACGCTGCTCGGGTTCCGGATCGTGCTGCCGCGCAATCCGTCACGCGACACGGCGCGCCTGCGCCTGGCCATTCGCGATGACGCGCTTGCCCTTTTGCGAGGCGGCCGCGCCGACGCGCGCGCCTGGCAATGGCGGCAGCAGCATCGCACGGCGCAACTGGGCGCGCTGCTCAGGACGCGGCCCGACGCGATGGAGCGGGCCATCGCCGATGCCCTGGCCAGCATTCATCTCGGCCGTGAGCTGCTGCGCCTGCGCCGGGGATGGCGGCGCATGCCCGCCGGCGCCCGGCCGCGCCGCCTGCTCGCGGTGGCGTTGCGCCACATGCGGCGGCGGGCCGGCGAACCCCGGCTGGCCGCCCGGCATGCCCGCCGGGCGGCGCAATCCCTGTCGCGATTGCCGCCGGCGGATTGGGCCGCGCACGCCGACATCGGGCGATCGCGGGCCATGCTGCTCGATATCGCGGCGCTGCTCGAAGACCACGCGGATTATTTTTCTCGACGCCCCGGGAGGCTTCCCCATGCTCAGTGA
- a CDS encoding DUF1656 domain-containing protein — MLSEFAVAGIYLPPFFVYACVTLPIYLGVRLVLARSGVLRRVWHPGLFEFAISLCLVSVLILYV; from the coding sequence ATGCTCAGTGAGTTCGCGGTGGCAGGCATCTACCTGCCGCCATTTTTCGTCTACGCGTGCGTGACGCTGCCGATCTATCTCGGGGTTCGCCTGGTGCTCGCGCGCAGCGGCGTGCTGCGCCGGGTCTGGCACCCGGGCCTGTTCGAGTTCGCCATTTCCCTTTGCCTCGTTTCGGTGTTGATTCTCTATGTCTGA
- a CDS encoding efflux transporter outer membrane subunit, with protein MPHKSNRPRSGLRRAALMASLVMAASGCTTVGPDYHPPTVEVPAAWVEAVGAQSLRDQAGLRAWWRAFDDPMLDRLVDQALDRNQDLDIALARLRQARAERIQIASASLPTLGVGAAGEARRSSKALGPLPGGESRTWQVGFDASWELDLFGGTRRAVEAADADIQALADDHRALQVSLVAELVSHYAGLRATQMRLAIAHDNLRTLREAERLAEQARRRGLGSQAEVMQARAERETAEAQPPLLEADIARFSHAIGVLAGGFPGDWHAALAEPGAVLPAPVRLPLSLPSEVLRQRPDLRADERRLAAATARIGVAEAERLPTFRIPLGIGTTASLIHSLFSSASLAWAAGAQASQRLYDGGRARAGVTAAQANADAARLAYERDVRVALREVEDALTALSSERQRQASLKEAVADSGKALDQSTRLYARGLSAYLPVLVAQRTVNQARDALALSQWEEMRGVIALYKSLGAGWPDEPSAQAEAYTTMSTNK; from the coding sequence ATGCCGCACAAATCGAATCGTCCGCGATCCGGCCTGCGCCGCGCGGCCCTCATGGCCTCGCTGGTGATGGCGGCGTCCGGCTGCACCACCGTTGGTCCCGACTATCACCCGCCCACCGTCGAGGTGCCTGCCGCCTGGGTCGAGGCCGTGGGCGCCCAGAGCCTGCGCGACCAGGCGGGGCTGCGCGCCTGGTGGCGCGCGTTCGACGATCCCATGCTCGACCGCCTGGTCGACCAGGCGCTGGACCGCAACCAGGATCTCGATATCGCGCTGGCGCGCCTGCGGCAGGCGCGCGCCGAACGCATCCAGATCGCTTCCGCGTCCTTGCCGACGCTCGGGGTCGGCGCGGCGGGCGAGGCCCGGCGTAGCAGCAAGGCGCTCGGTCCGCTGCCCGGTGGAGAGTCGCGCACCTGGCAGGTCGGCTTCGATGCGAGCTGGGAGCTGGATCTGTTTGGCGGCACGCGCAGGGCGGTCGAAGCGGCCGATGCGGATATCCAGGCGCTGGCCGATGACCACCGGGCGTTGCAGGTGAGCCTGGTCGCCGAGCTGGTGTCCCACTACGCGGGGTTGCGCGCCACGCAGATGCGCCTGGCCATCGCCCATGACAACCTGCGCACCTTGCGCGAGGCGGAACGACTGGCGGAACAGGCCCGGCGCAGAGGTCTGGGCAGCCAGGCGGAGGTGATGCAGGCACGCGCTGAACGCGAGACGGCCGAGGCGCAGCCGCCCTTGCTGGAGGCCGATATTGCCCGATTCAGCCACGCCATCGGCGTCCTGGCGGGGGGCTTTCCCGGCGATTGGCACGCGGCCCTGGCCGAGCCTGGGGCCGTCCTGCCCGCGCCGGTCCGCCTGCCGTTGTCACTGCCATCCGAGGTGCTGCGCCAGCGTCCCGATCTGCGGGCGGACGAACGGCGCCTGGCGGCCGCGACCGCCCGCATCGGCGTGGCCGAAGCCGAACGCCTGCCCACGTTCCGCATCCCCTTGGGCATTGGCACCACGGCCAGCCTCATTCACAGCCTGTTCTCCAGCGCCAGCCTGGCCTGGGCGGCCGGGGCGCAGGCCAGCCAGCGCCTTTACGATGGCGGCCGGGCCCGCGCCGGCGTGACGGCGGCGCAAGCGAATGCCGACGCGGCGCGTCTGGCCTACGAGCGCGACGTGCGGGTGGCGCTGCGCGAGGTGGAAGACGCCCTGACGGCGTTGAGCAGCGAGCGCCAGCGGCAGGCCTCGCTGAAGGAGGCCGTTGCCGACAGCGGCAAGGCATTGGACCAGTCGACCCGGCTCTACGCGCGCGGGCTCAGCGCCTACCTGCCGGTCCTGGTGGCGCAACGCACGGTCAACCAGGCGCGAGACGCGCTGGCCCTGAGCCAATGGGAGGAAATGCGCGGGGTGATCGCGCTCTACAAGTCCCTGGGCGCGGGCTGGCCGGACGAGCCATCCGCGCAAGCCGAGGCTTACACCACCATGTCGACTAACAAATAG